One Candidatus Desulfarcum epimagneticum genomic window carries:
- a CDS encoding conserved hypothetical protein (Evidence 4 : Unknown function but conserved in other organisms), with translation MECAKEKNLENCNCTYEPCAKKGLCCQCVQYHLKSRQVPGCFFPDDAEATWNRSFDHFADLVSRGRV, from the coding sequence ATGGAATGCGCCAAAGAAAAAAACCTTGAAAACTGCAACTGCACATACGAGCCGTGCGCGAAAAAAGGCCTGTGCTGCCAGTGCGTTCAATACCACCTCAAAAGCCGCCAGGTTCCGGGATGTTTTTTTCCCGACGACGCCGAGGCCACGTGGAACCGCTCCTTTGACCATTTCGCGGACCTGGTCTCCCGGGGCCGGGTGTGA
- a CDS encoding Pseudouridine synthase — protein sequence MSGIRLQKFLSRAGVCSRRRGEAHILAGDVRVNGKVADVLGIKVDPASDRVTFKGKRVEIALEKIHIALNKPKGVVTSCAQPGARIVLDFVDIPERVVPVGRLDKDSTGLLILTNDGALHHALSHPSFDHEKEYMVSVKNPISDKALKRMADGVVLMGRKTRPARVRRISARRFRMVLKEGRNRQIRRMVEMAGNEVTDLKRVRISGVSLGKLKEGAWRRLTGREIQNLRQSLKKTP from the coding sequence ATGTCCGGAATCCGACTTCAGAAATTTCTCTCCCGGGCCGGGGTGTGCTCCAGGCGCAGGGGCGAGGCCCATATCCTGGCCGGGGATGTCCGGGTCAACGGAAAGGTGGCCGACGTCCTGGGAATCAAGGTGGACCCGGCGTCGGACCGGGTGACGTTTAAGGGAAAAAGAGTTGAAATCGCGCTGGAAAAAATTCACATCGCCTTAAACAAGCCCAAAGGCGTGGTGACCAGCTGCGCCCAGCCCGGCGCTCGCATCGTCCTGGACTTTGTGGACATCCCGGAGCGGGTGGTTCCCGTGGGGCGGCTGGACAAGGACTCCACGGGCCTTCTGATTCTCACCAACGACGGCGCGCTTCACCACGCCCTTTCCCATCCCTCCTTTGACCATGAAAAAGAGTACATGGTGTCGGTGAAAAATCCCATTTCCGACAAGGCCCTGAAACGAATGGCCGACGGCGTGGTCCTGATGGGAAGAAAAACCCGCCCGGCCCGGGTCCGGCGGATATCGGCCCGGCGGTTTCGAATGGTCCTCAAGGAGGGGCGAAACCGCCAGATTCGCCGAATGGTGGAGATGGCCGGAAACGAGGTGACGGATTTGAAACGTGTCCGGATTTCCGGCGTGAGCCTTGGGAAACTCAAGGAGGGGGCGTGGCGCCGTCTCACCGGCCGGGAAATCCAAAACCTGCGCCAAAGCCTGAAAAAGACCCCATGA